A single genomic interval of Haloterrigena salifodinae harbors:
- the ric gene encoding iron-sulfur cluster repair di-iron protein — MTAEIDPERRLGALVRDNPEFASVFESVGIDYCCGGDDSLERACADADLEVGAVVDRLRDARSDGGDGTDDWDSLSALVDDIVENHHDYLRAELPPLERTVRKVVRVHGDDHPELHDVESTFLDLEDEVTHHIEDEEENVFPELERLEDETALTGDEEAQVRKAIDHLEDEHDAAAAHLERLRSLTDDYAVPEGACTSYRNMLDRLQLLEEDMHLHIHKENNVLFPDAQDRLAAAVAE; from the coding sequence ATGACCGCCGAAATTGACCCGGAGCGACGACTCGGAGCGCTCGTCAGAGACAACCCCGAATTCGCGTCGGTGTTCGAGTCCGTCGGCATCGACTACTGCTGCGGTGGCGACGACTCGCTCGAGCGGGCCTGTGCCGACGCCGACCTCGAGGTCGGGGCCGTCGTCGATCGACTCCGTGACGCGCGGTCGGACGGCGGCGACGGAACCGACGACTGGGACTCGCTGTCGGCGCTCGTCGACGACATTGTCGAGAACCACCACGACTATCTTCGGGCCGAGTTGCCGCCGCTCGAGCGAACGGTCCGGAAGGTCGTCCGCGTCCACGGGGACGACCACCCGGAACTCCACGACGTCGAATCGACGTTTCTCGACCTCGAAGACGAGGTCACCCACCATATCGAGGACGAGGAGGAGAACGTCTTCCCCGAACTCGAACGCCTCGAGGACGAGACGGCGCTGACCGGTGACGAGGAGGCGCAGGTCCGCAAGGCGATTGACCACCTCGAGGACGAACACGACGCGGCCGCCGCCCACCTCGAGCGGCTCCGCTCGCTGACCGACGACTACGCGGTCCCGGAGGGCGCGTGTACCAGCTACCGAAACATGCTCGATCGACTGCAGCTCCTCGAGGAGGACATGCACCTGCACATCCACAAGGAAAACAACGTCCTGTTTCCCGACGCGCAGGATCGACTCGCGGCGGCGGTCGCGGAGTGA
- a CDS encoding RsmB/NOP family class I SAM-dependent RNA methyltransferase, translating to MEPLERYRPIIDDFDAFLEACERPLGNAARVNTIKASVERTLEALEEEGLAYEQADWNPRVLRLETGSPGSTWTSFHGFTHGQEEVSAVPPVVLDPQSGERVWDSCAAPGGKATQIAALMGDEGTVVANDNNLGRISALRFNAERLGATSLAVTNADARNYSLNRFDFNEFDRALVDAPCTCEGTIRKNPDALDNWSEGAIASVSGVQKGILRRAIQATREGGTVVYSTCTFAPEENEAVVQHALEEEDCRVVDFDIGLEHSPGLTEWDGEEFDSSLERAARIYPHQNDTGGFFVAKLEVTA from the coding sequence ATGGAGCCACTCGAGCGGTATCGACCGATTATCGACGATTTCGACGCGTTCCTCGAGGCCTGCGAGCGGCCGCTGGGCAACGCCGCCCGCGTCAACACCATCAAGGCCTCGGTCGAGCGGACGCTCGAGGCCCTCGAGGAGGAGGGTCTCGCGTACGAGCAGGCCGACTGGAACCCCCGCGTGCTGCGCCTCGAGACGGGGTCGCCGGGGTCGACGTGGACCTCGTTCCACGGCTTTACCCACGGCCAGGAGGAGGTCTCGGCGGTGCCGCCGGTCGTCCTCGATCCCCAGTCCGGCGAGCGGGTCTGGGACAGCTGTGCCGCACCCGGCGGGAAAGCGACCCAGATCGCGGCGCTGATGGGCGACGAGGGGACCGTCGTGGCCAACGACAACAACCTCGGGCGCATCTCAGCGCTGCGCTTTAACGCCGAGCGCCTCGGCGCGACGAGCCTCGCCGTCACGAACGCCGACGCGCGTAACTACTCCCTGAACCGGTTCGACTTCAACGAGTTCGACCGCGCGCTCGTCGACGCGCCCTGTACCTGCGAGGGGACGATCCGGAAGAACCCCGACGCGCTGGACAACTGGTCGGAGGGGGCCATCGCGTCGGTCTCGGGCGTCCAGAAGGGCATCCTCCGGCGGGCGATACAGGCCACCCGCGAGGGCGGCACCGTCGTCTACTCGACGTGTACCTTCGCCCCCGAGGAGAACGAGGCGGTCGTCCAGCACGCCCTCGAAGAGGAGGACTGTCGCGTCGTCGACTTCGATATCGGCCTCGAGCACTCGCCCGGCCTGACCGAGTGGGACGGCGAGGAATTCGACTCGAGCCTCGAGCGGGCGGCGCGGATCTACCCCCATCAGAACGACACCGGCGGCTTCTTCGTGGCGAAACTGGAGGTGACCGCGTAA
- a CDS encoding proteasome assembly chaperone family protein, whose translation MAQIRQQGPEMDLEEPVLVEGFPGLGLVGKIATDHLIEELDMRYYASVDCGRLPRVGVYRGGDHTARPPVRIYASEEHDLLALRSDAPIKSDAVGSVAECLTEWIVGQDALPLYLSGLPAEREGEDEPDIYGVGTGNAAERLEERGIAVPPEDGVVTGPTGALINRAAQRDYDSVGLVVESSPQFPDPEAASVLLEDGVCPIADVEVEVQELLDRAAEIREKREQFAQQMQQIGQEESSQAQPLRMYQ comes from the coding sequence ATGGCACAGATCCGCCAGCAGGGGCCCGAGATGGACCTCGAGGAACCGGTTCTCGTCGAGGGCTTCCCGGGGCTCGGACTCGTCGGCAAGATCGCGACCGACCACCTCATCGAGGAACTCGACATGCGCTATTACGCCAGCGTCGACTGCGGCAGGCTGCCCCGGGTCGGCGTCTACCGTGGCGGCGACCACACGGCCCGGCCGCCGGTCCGGATCTACGCCAGCGAGGAGCACGACCTCCTCGCCCTCCGGAGCGACGCGCCGATCAAATCCGACGCCGTCGGCTCCGTCGCCGAGTGTCTCACCGAGTGGATCGTCGGCCAGGACGCGCTGCCGCTCTACCTCAGCGGGTTGCCGGCCGAACGCGAGGGCGAGGACGAACCCGACATCTACGGCGTCGGAACCGGGAACGCCGCCGAGCGCCTCGAGGAGCGCGGAATCGCCGTGCCGCCCGAGGACGGCGTCGTCACGGGGCCGACGGGGGCGCTCATCAACCGCGCCGCACAGCGCGACTACGACAGCGTCGGACTCGTCGTCGAATCGAGCCCGCAGTTCCCCGACCCCGAGGCCGCAAGCGTCCTCCTCGAGGACGGCGTCTGCCCGATCGCCGACGTCGAGGTCGAGGTCCAGGAACTCCTCGACCGCGCGGCGGAGATCCGCGAGAAGCGCGAGCAGTTCGCTCAGCAGATGCAACAGATCGGCCAGGAGGAGAGTTCGCAGGCCCAGCCGCTGCGGATGTACCAGTAG
- a CDS encoding class I SAM-dependent methyltransferase produces MTDRPMHGVLAALGKRVLRPGGRALTQQFLEALAITPADDVVEFAPGAGATARRALADEPNSYTGIELDRAAARALRDDLGGTGREIVVGNAADTDLADGVADVVYGEAMLSMQPDEGKAALVGEAHRLLRTTGVYGIHELAIDPDGPDAATESAVRDDLSRASRVNAWPLTESEWVALLEDAGFTVRWRATAPMRLLEPRRVVADEGLVRTLQIAYNVLTDPEAQNRVRSMRRVFNAYNDQLRAIAIVAEKTDA; encoded by the coding sequence ATGACGGACCGGCCGATGCACGGGGTTCTCGCTGCGCTGGGCAAGCGGGTGCTCCGTCCCGGCGGTCGAGCGTTGACTCAGCAGTTCCTCGAGGCGCTGGCTATCACGCCGGCCGACGACGTCGTCGAATTCGCGCCCGGCGCCGGAGCGACGGCGCGACGCGCGCTGGCGGACGAGCCGAACTCGTACACCGGGATCGAACTGGACCGCGCGGCGGCGCGGGCGCTCCGGGACGACCTGGGCGGGACCGGTCGCGAGATCGTCGTCGGTAACGCGGCCGACACTGACCTCGCGGACGGCGTCGCGGACGTCGTCTACGGCGAAGCGATGTTGTCGATGCAGCCGGACGAGGGAAAGGCCGCACTCGTCGGCGAGGCCCATCGGCTTCTGCGGACCACCGGCGTCTACGGAATTCACGAACTGGCGATCGATCCCGACGGACCAGACGCAGCGACCGAATCGGCCGTTCGGGACGACCTCTCGCGTGCGTCGAGGGTGAACGCGTGGCCGCTGACGGAATCGGAGTGGGTGGCGCTGCTCGAAGACGCGGGATTCACCGTTCGGTGGCGAGCGACCGCTCCGATGCGCCTCCTCGAACCGCGGCGGGTCGTCGCCGACGAGGGACTCGTCCGGACGCTGCAAATCGCGTACAACGTTCTCACCGATCCGGAGGCCCAGAACCGCGTCCGATCGATGCGGCGTGTCTTCAATGCGTACAACGACCAACTACGCGCGATCGCGATCGTCGCCGAAAAGACCGACGCATGA
- a CDS encoding DUF7122 family protein, whose product MADESTRDLEQNDGQRFDRLPATPAEQTVEGRVSREEVVDYFCDRFGMPPETFDDYTFWEKGAGKIWIYGGEAPTPLEIEAIGMTCLRTRQEHWKPTTDFVQRFGGRATDCVIELDPEEARAFATGEDQEIERWEGDWGYLIGAHEIAGDLEPIGIGLYVHGELRSMVPKGRQREL is encoded by the coding sequence ATGGCGGACGAATCGACCAGGGACCTCGAGCAAAACGACGGCCAGCGATTCGATCGCCTGCCCGCGACGCCGGCCGAACAGACTGTCGAGGGTCGGGTCAGCCGCGAGGAGGTCGTCGACTACTTCTGTGATCGGTTCGGCATGCCACCGGAAACGTTCGACGACTACACGTTCTGGGAGAAGGGCGCCGGCAAGATCTGGATCTACGGCGGCGAGGCGCCAACGCCCCTCGAGATCGAGGCCATCGGGATGACCTGTCTGCGGACGCGCCAGGAACACTGGAAGCCGACGACGGACTTCGTCCAGCGCTTTGGCGGTCGCGCGACCGACTGCGTGATCGAACTCGACCCCGAGGAGGCGCGGGCCTTTGCAACCGGCGAGGATCAGGAAATCGAGCGCTGGGAGGGCGACTGGGGGTACCTGATCGGCGCTCACGAAATCGCCGGCGACCTCGAGCCGATCGGAATCGGCCTCTACGTCCACGGCGAACTGCGCTCGATGGTGCCGAAGGGGCGCCAGCGAGAGCTGTAA
- a CDS encoding DUF58 domain-containing protein, translating into MTDGDEDGRSADDGRPTDGRSERTDGGEAAGIDTETRSEPGSDADAGGRTDAETEPGTATKTDSSTDVATEPDNDVPEDADGKTADAAESVVVDSSVRETKRWTGVAAVASVFGGAGVVVTSPALLLAAVVGIAYAAYARAGRPPTPTLSIDRELEDGELEPGEPVRVTVHVRNDGDELLPDLRLVDGVPAELVVTDGSPRHGTALRPGETETFSYAVTARQGAHAFEPVAVVARGFTGAVERVQRIRVDAELRCPPAEIETDLPLRSLTLPLTGRVETDVGGEGLEFHSTREYRRGDPLSRIDWNRRARGQELTTVTFREERSATVMLAVDTRTDAYRRPDETGRHAVDRSIEAAVAALDALDAGGNNVGLASFGPHPQWLAPGSGADHRASARRLLATDSAFDLSPPESSTSMLYVQQKRFRSRMPPDSQVILFTPLCDDDIVRTAQLLEADGHLVTIVSPDPTGEDTPGERLGAVERAVRISTLRGTGIRVVDWPADESLAATLERSRRRWSA; encoded by the coding sequence ATGACGGACGGAGACGAGGACGGACGATCGGCTGACGACGGGCGACCGACGGACGGCCGGAGCGAGCGAACCGACGGCGGCGAGGCTGCCGGAATCGATACGGAAACTCGCTCCGAACCCGGTTCCGATGCCGACGCCGGTGGTCGGACGGACGCCGAGACTGAGCCTGGTACTGCCACCAAGACGGACTCCAGCACTGACGTCGCTACTGAACCCGACAACGATGTGCCCGAAGACGCGGATGGCAAGACCGCAGACGCCGCGGAATCGGTCGTCGTCGACTCGAGCGTCCGAGAGACGAAGCGCTGGACCGGCGTTGCCGCCGTCGCCTCTGTGTTCGGCGGCGCCGGCGTCGTCGTCACGTCGCCGGCGCTGTTGCTGGCGGCGGTCGTCGGCATCGCGTACGCGGCCTACGCCCGGGCTGGTCGGCCGCCGACCCCGACGCTCTCGATCGATCGCGAACTCGAGGATGGCGAGCTCGAGCCCGGCGAACCCGTTCGCGTGACGGTACACGTCCGCAACGACGGGGACGAACTCCTTCCGGATCTCCGGCTCGTCGACGGCGTGCCGGCGGAACTCGTCGTCACCGACGGCTCCCCGAGACACGGGACCGCGCTCCGGCCGGGCGAGACGGAGACGTTCTCCTACGCGGTGACCGCTCGCCAGGGCGCCCACGCGTTCGAACCGGTCGCCGTCGTCGCGCGAGGGTTCACCGGCGCCGTCGAGCGCGTCCAGCGGATCCGCGTCGACGCCGAACTCCGCTGTCCGCCCGCCGAGATTGAGACCGACCTCCCGCTGCGGTCGCTGACGCTGCCCCTGACCGGCCGCGTCGAGACCGACGTCGGCGGCGAGGGCCTCGAGTTTCACTCGACGCGGGAGTACCGCCGCGGCGACCCGCTCTCGCGGATCGACTGGAACCGCCGGGCTCGCGGCCAGGAGCTGACGACCGTGACGTTTCGCGAGGAGCGGTCGGCGACGGTGATGCTCGCCGTCGACACGCGCACGGACGCGTACCGTCGACCCGACGAAACGGGCCGTCACGCGGTCGACCGCAGTATCGAGGCGGCCGTCGCCGCGCTCGACGCGCTGGATGCGGGCGGCAACAACGTCGGCCTCGCCAGTTTCGGCCCGCACCCGCAGTGGCTGGCGCCGGGCTCGGGGGCCGACCACCGGGCGTCGGCCCGCCGACTGCTCGCGACCGATTCCGCGTTCGATCTGTCTCCGCCGGAGTCGTCGACGTCGATGCTGTACGTCCAGCAAAAGCGGTTCCGCTCGCGGATGCCGCCCGATTCGCAGGTGATCCTGTTCACGCCGCTGTGCGACGACGACATCGTGCGGACCGCGCAGTTGCTCGAGGCCGACGGCCACCTCGTGACGATCGTGAGTCCCGATCCGACGGGCGAGGATACGCCCGGCGAACGGCTCGGAGCGGTCGAACGAGCGGTCCGCATCTCGACGCTCAGGGGGACGGGCATCAGGGTCGTCGACTGGCCGGCGGACGAATCGCTGGCGGCGACGCTCGAGCGCAGTCGACGGCGGTGGTCGGCGTGA
- a CDS encoding DUF4129 domain-containing protein codes for MDRDTGRVVVIAVLCCLAVVLAAATLPSMVENGGSGGGFGGADGGASDVEEQGEPPAADSGPEGDEAFEFTGLCVAFLDSELGFLALVLGAVGIAALATRSYDTRITLMLSVALLPLVVLVFVVLTGGCGTQTLEPPAPPADLQPPAENGSGGPFGGGDGDGSVSGPTLPSLLVLTVLLVTVVGAFAALFYSGDDEGRESTDPVAEPDDAVQRGELGRAAGDAADRIEKGDDFENDVYRAWREMTEPIEVDRPDSSTPGEFAAAARDAGLDPSHVDELRTMFEDVRYGDRSVTDDRERRAVELLRQIEATYADDDRDRENGATR; via the coding sequence GTGGATAGAGATACGGGTCGCGTCGTGGTGATCGCCGTCCTGTGCTGTCTCGCCGTCGTGCTCGCGGCGGCGACGTTGCCGTCGATGGTCGAGAACGGCGGGAGCGGCGGCGGGTTCGGCGGCGCCGACGGCGGCGCCAGCGACGTCGAGGAACAGGGTGAACCCCCGGCGGCCGATTCCGGCCCCGAGGGAGACGAGGCGTTCGAATTCACGGGACTGTGCGTCGCGTTCCTCGACTCGGAGCTCGGGTTCCTCGCGCTCGTGTTGGGCGCGGTCGGAATCGCCGCGCTGGCGACCCGATCGTACGATACCAGAATAACGCTCATGCTCTCGGTCGCCTTGCTCCCGCTGGTCGTGCTCGTCTTCGTCGTCCTCACCGGCGGCTGCGGGACGCAGACCCTCGAGCCGCCGGCTCCGCCGGCCGATCTGCAGCCGCCCGCGGAGAACGGCTCCGGCGGTCCGTTCGGCGGCGGCGACGGCGACGGTTCCGTTTCCGGGCCGACTCTGCCCTCGCTGCTCGTGTTGACCGTTCTGCTGGTGACCGTCGTCGGGGCGTTCGCGGCGCTGTTCTACAGCGGCGACGACGAGGGCCGGGAATCGACGGATCCCGTCGCGGAACCGGACGACGCCGTGCAGCGGGGCGAACTCGGCCGCGCGGCCGGCGACGCCGCCGATCGGATCGAGAAAGGCGACGATTTCGAGAACGACGTCTACCGGGCCTGGCGCGAGATGACGGAGCCGATCGAGGTCGATCGACCTGACTCGAGTACGCCCGGCGAGTTCGCGGCCGCGGCGCGGGACGCGGGGCTGGATCCGTCCCACGTCGACGAGTTGCGGACGATGTTCGAGGACGTCCGCTACGGCGATCGCTCGGTCACGGACGACCGCGAGCGCCGCGCCGTCGAGTTACTCAGACAGATCGAAGCGACCTACGCCGACGACGATCGCGACCGCGAGAACGGAGCGACACGATGA
- a CDS encoding DUF7519 family protein encodes MSTEADAVDPDHRPAVLTSGLSIVALLLGVLSSALYSPFVLVGGAAALVILGGGLWTGSRRAVTIGTAVALAGLLTGGIQGVPSVPMLASVTATVLAWDAGHHAVGIGEQLGREATTARAELPHVGATVVVGLVAAVGSYAVFIAGPSGQPVAAVIAMLFGAILLLAALQR; translated from the coding sequence GTGAGCACCGAAGCCGACGCGGTCGACCCCGACCACCGGCCCGCGGTCCTGACGAGCGGACTCTCGATCGTCGCGTTACTTCTCGGAGTGCTCTCGAGCGCCCTCTACTCGCCGTTCGTGCTCGTCGGCGGCGCCGCCGCGCTGGTGATCCTCGGCGGCGGGCTCTGGACGGGGTCCCGTCGGGCCGTCACGATCGGTACCGCCGTCGCGCTCGCGGGGCTACTCACGGGCGGCATTCAGGGGGTTCCGTCGGTCCCGATGCTCGCGAGCGTCACCGCGACCGTGCTGGCCTGGGACGCCGGCCACCACGCAGTCGGGATCGGCGAGCAGCTCGGCCGGGAGGCGACGACGGCGCGGGCGGAGCTCCCGCACGTCGGCGCCACGGTCGTCGTTGGGCTGGTCGCCGCCGTCGGGAGCTACGCGGTCTTTATCGCCGGCCCCAGCGGCCAGCCGGTCGCGGCCGTGATCGCCATGCTGTTTGGGGCGATACTCCTGTTGGCGGCGTTGCAGCGGTAA
- a CDS encoding AAA family ATPase, which produces MDITDARAECNAVLDAVSRSVIADQEFLETVLLGVLGRGHVLLEDVPGTGKTLTANSLASALGLSFSRIQFTPDLLPADVTGTHVFDESEGTFDFTEGPIFANVVLADEINRAPPKTQAALLEAMAEGQVTVDGDTHQLPQPFFVIATQNPVEQAGTFPLPEAQVDRFLVKQSIGYPDADGERELLQRRLGRTERSPSIDPVLDGDRVRALREVPESVRVDDDLVSYIADITRGTRTRNQVDIGVSPRGTQRLLEAARARAVIVGRDYVTPDDVKRVARPVLAHRLVLTPDASVDGASKAAIVEQVLDSVSVPTLE; this is translated from the coding sequence ATGGATATTACTGACGCGCGCGCGGAGTGTAACGCCGTCCTCGATGCCGTCAGTCGGAGCGTTATCGCGGACCAGGAATTCCTCGAGACCGTGCTGCTCGGCGTCCTCGGGCGGGGACACGTTCTTCTGGAGGACGTACCCGGAACCGGAAAGACCCTGACCGCGAACAGTCTGGCGTCGGCGCTGGGGCTGTCGTTTTCCCGGATCCAGTTCACGCCGGATCTGCTGCCGGCCGACGTGACCGGGACCCACGTGTTTGACGAGTCCGAGGGCACCTTCGACTTCACCGAGGGACCGATCTTCGCGAACGTCGTGCTGGCCGACGAGATCAACCGTGCACCGCCGAAGACCCAGGCCGCCCTGCTCGAGGCGATGGCGGAAGGCCAGGTCACCGTCGACGGGGACACGCACCAGCTTCCGCAGCCGTTTTTCGTGATCGCGACGCAGAACCCCGTCGAACAGGCCGGCACCTTCCCGCTGCCGGAAGCCCAGGTCGACCGCTTCCTGGTGAAACAGTCGATCGGCTACCCCGACGCGGACGGCGAACGGGAGCTGTTGCAGCGCCGACTCGGCCGCACCGAACGGAGTCCGAGCATCGATCCGGTGCTGGACGGGGACCGCGTCCGAGCGCTCCGGGAGGTCCCCGAGTCGGTCCGGGTCGACGACGACCTCGTCTCCTACATCGCCGATATCACCCGCGGGACGCGCACGCGAAACCAGGTCGACATCGGCGTCTCGCCGCGGGGCACCCAGCGCCTGCTCGAGGCGGCGCGGGCCCGCGCCGTCATCGTCGGCCGTGACTACGTGACGCCCGACGACGTCAAGCGGGTGGCCCGCCCCGTGTTGGCCCACCGGCTGGTGCTCACACCCGACGCCTCGGTCGACGGGGCCTCGAAGGCGGCCATCGTCGAGCAGGTGCTCGATTCCGTCTCCGTCCCGACGCTCGAGTAG
- a CDS encoding DUF7269 family protein, whose protein sequence is MNKYAIVGAGLVLLGLAFVAVPELTGPFSLGESIVTVIGVIALLQGLRTAQARRHADVGQTELPTPERPQELPTPGEEIDAAIESGVVTFGRQGRKLNERLERAAVDALVLGEGLTEDEARQALENGTWTDDPLAAAQFMNTVPDWAPWRVRVRTVVRRDRPRRARRAAAEIARISGVHDDE, encoded by the coding sequence ATGAACAAGTACGCGATAGTCGGCGCCGGACTGGTCCTGCTCGGTCTGGCGTTCGTGGCGGTCCCGGAACTGACCGGCCCCTTCAGCCTCGGCGAGTCGATCGTGACCGTGATCGGCGTGATCGCGCTCCTCCAGGGGCTTCGAACGGCGCAAGCTCGCCGACACGCCGACGTCGGGCAGACGGAACTGCCGACGCCGGAGCGGCCACAGGAGCTGCCGACCCCCGGCGAGGAGATCGACGCGGCGATCGAATCGGGCGTCGTGACGTTCGGACGGCAGGGACGAAAGCTCAACGAACGACTCGAGCGGGCGGCCGTCGACGCGCTGGTGCTCGGGGAGGGGCTGACCGAGGACGAGGCCCGACAGGCCCTCGAGAACGGAACCTGGACGGACGATCCGCTGGCGGCGGCCCAGTTCATGAATACGGTCCCCGACTGGGCGCCGTGGCGCGTCCGGGTCCGGACGGTGGTGCGTCGCGACCGCCCCCGCCGCGCCAGACGCGCCGCGGCCGAGATCGCGCGAATTTCGGGGGTGCACGACGACGAATGA
- a CDS encoding aldo/keto reductase: protein METEDAETVAPGTCPTANGIPMLGFGTWQHDDPDRCVESVRTALEAGYRHIDTAQAYENEAAVGEGIAAADVDRDEVFLATKVWRSNLAHDDVLETARESIDRLGVDSLDMLYIHWPTGEYDPEGTLSALSELYDEGLIENVGISNFLPEQVQEAVDVCDAPILANQVELHPLLPQPDLREACENAGVEVVAYSPIARGEIFDQPEVQDVAEKHGVSEAQASLAWLREKGVTAIPKATGEEHIRDNWASLTLELDREDINKIDSIDETQRQVDPSFAPWN, encoded by the coding sequence ATGGAAACGGAAGACGCCGAAACTGTTGCGCCCGGAACGTGTCCGACCGCAAACGGCATTCCGATGCTCGGGTTCGGTACCTGGCAACACGACGATCCGGATCGGTGCGTCGAGAGCGTCCGAACGGCCCTCGAAGCGGGCTACCGCCACATCGACACCGCCCAGGCCTACGAGAACGAGGCGGCCGTCGGCGAGGGTATCGCGGCGGCCGATGTCGATCGCGACGAGGTCTTCCTCGCGACCAAGGTCTGGCGCTCGAACCTCGCACACGACGACGTCCTCGAGACGGCTCGCGAGAGCATCGACCGGCTCGGCGTCGACTCCCTCGACATGCTGTACATCCACTGGCCGACCGGCGAGTACGACCCCGAGGGAACGCTGTCGGCGCTCTCGGAGCTGTATGACGAGGGACTGATCGAGAACGTCGGCATCAGCAACTTCCTCCCCGAGCAGGTCCAGGAGGCCGTCGACGTCTGCGACGCGCCGATCCTGGCCAACCAGGTCGAACTCCATCCGCTGCTCCCCCAGCCTGACCTCCGGGAAGCCTGCGAGAACGCCGGTGTCGAGGTCGTCGCCTACTCGCCGATCGCCCGCGGCGAGATCTTTGACCAGCCCGAGGTTCAGGACGTCGCGGAGAAACACGGCGTCAGTGAGGCGCAGGCCAGCCTCGCCTGGCTGCGCGAGAAGGGCGTCACCGCGATTCCGAAGGCGACCGGCGAGGAGCACATCCGCGATAACTGGGCATCCCTGACCCTCGAGCTGGATCGAGAGGACATCAACAAAATCGATAGTATCGACGAGACGCAGCGGCAGGTCGACCCCAGCTTCGCGCCCTGGAACTGA